aaattcctTAAAAAAGAATCTGAACAATGATTTCTTTACTATTTATTCTATTATTTACTGGTTAGTTATTTTGATTAGTGATCCTCACACAAATCAGAATGACACAGTATCAATGATGACGCTGAACATATAGATatgaaaataagttgttgataagaaaacattcacatcacaacatAAAGAAAGTGAAGTTTTGTAATGAAGGTAAATCTTACCGTCTGTCTGTGGTCACATCTCCTCTCAGTGAAGAATGAACAGGAAAGAAATTTCCTGGTTCTGTTCAGTTTGGGTTAACAGATCAACACATTATAAAAGCATCACATCCTGACTAATCGGTTCTGTGGGAAAGGGCACTTCAGTCATCGTGTACGCGTGCTGGACGGCCTCTCCTGTATTTAATTCTTCTGAAgccatttcattgtgtttttctattgaTATTATCTTAAAGCAGAGCAGATTGACGCAGTGAAGCCCGCTAAGTTTTTATCAGCAGCACTTTTCAGATGTTCTGTGAGTAAACTAAACAGTTAAGTGTAGACGTAAGAAGTAGTGGGATGAAAGTAAAGCATTTCCCGCTAAGATGAAGTGGAGCAGACGTAGAAAGCGACATGAGAAGTGAAGACTCAGCACCTCCAATCAAAGTCAGCTATCAGCTAGCTATGATAACAGCTTCTCTACTAATTGAGATATGAATATATTCTTATTAAGTTGtcaaatctgaatctgaaagaCTCAGATCATTTAGGGGTTTTCACCGCTGGTAAACGTGGTGGTGGGTCATTTTCGACCTGTAGGACAACACAAGGGTTAAgtacatgtacttagttactttctaTCCCAGCTGACTGAGGCTGATccaagcagagcagcagctaaCAGACTCTGCAGCAGATTAGCAGAGATTAGCATCGGGGTCAGCCTCGCACACAGGACGTGAAGGATTATAGATCACAGGAAGAGTGGAGTTTCAGGACTCCTGCGTTCAGTGAAGGCCTCACAGTGATCTGGATGCTGGTTTAACGTCGTCTGTACATTTAGAACTGACTCTACTACATCTCTCTCCTACAGTGTGTCTCAGCAGGACGTTTCATCGTGACCTCTCGTTAACGTCCATCGTCGTCCTCTGACTGTTCATCAGTGTAGAACTGAAGCTGTCGCTGATGTTAGAGATCTACAGCTTCATCTCTGTCCGCTTTCTCTGTAAATCTAAGCGGATCAGATCCGTCTCTGTTTATCCTGCTGTCAGTAACGTTCAGATAAATGATGATGTTCACAGTGACTGCAGGTGAGTCACCGAGCTGGACAGGTGACGAGgtttctctcttcctgctgtATGTCAGGATCTTTAgtggcagcagcttcagtctgGTGAATCTCCACCGATCAGTGTGGCTGATCACCAGacgcttcacctcctcctcctccctccatcctgtcAGTGAATGGAGGAGGTGAAGCGTCTATTCATTCACGCTGAGAAGGCTTTttaactctgtgtgggagtgtccttacagagtcattaaggacacgtgagctctgagtttcagagtcataAGGGCCACGAGGGTCGCTGGTCAAACAGGCCTTCATGTGAGCTGCTGAGTGGAGGTGattccaggtgtgaatggttgttgaGCTGTCTGTGGAGAGAGATCAGTACAGGATTGTAGGTGGTGATCAGTAATGTCTtagtccacctcctctgttcaaagacggtccTTCCAGTTTGACAAAGACGGATCATTTTTTAACCTCCACAAGTGTTCAGCACAAGGTGGTTTAAAGTCTTTTGTTTAGACGGTTAAATTAAAAAGGTTCAGGGTTTCTCCTTCATGAGGCGCCTGATGCAGAGTTTTAGCTTCCTGTTCACGCTGAGAAAACATCAGATTCGGGTGGAAACAAGACGTTACGCTGGCAGTTTGAAGCGTCCTCCTCCTCAACAGGCTCCTTGTTCAGCCTGCGAGGTCTCAGCGTCTCTGCTGACTGAAGCCTTTTGTCCTCCGAACACAAGGAGGGAcgaggagacagaaagagagagagggtgaataGAACCAGGAGGTAAACAAGTTAGACACAGATACAGAGCAGGATGAATACAGAAACTCTTCACCGTCGTCTTCACATGTCTATTCTATTCAtaactttttattatattgtttattttttactattattattgtttttttataatatgACTGTCCTTTTGCTGCTGTGGCAAAGAAATGTCCCTGTGTgctggacaataaaggaattctgattctgattcatgtTCAGATTCAagtttaaataaaatactttaaaatgaaacacCGTCATCATCATGGCAGGTTTCTGTCTCAGTTGAAGGTGAACAGACAAACTGTTGTCTGCTGATTCACTGTGTTCTCCACAGCTGACACACGTGATGTCACCATGATGTCAAGATGATGTCATGACATGAGGTCGTACCAGCAGATATCATGAAGAGTCGACCGCCAGCTGACAGTCACAAAACATGTGCTGTCACGTGAGCAGCTctgaggctaacattagcacgcTAACATCCAGTGTTGTAAGAAGTACCCAACAGatgtactcgagtaaaagtgaagacatggtgttgaaatattactttggtaaaagtgaaagtcacccatatgaatagtaatcgagtaaaagtcttaaagtaacTGACAAGAATAACATGAACAAAGATAAACGTAGGAAAACAAGAGTGgtaataaaatgtaacattgtAAATGATGTCATTGTTGTCAGTGTCCAAAAGGTcgatgtgatgtcatcaatggTCATAAATCAGGTGGGCGTGTCGATGCACTCGTTGATCAATAAAGTTTTGAGGTGGTGAAGTATTCACAGCAGGACTTCCTGTCGTGATTCTGACAGTTCATGACATGAATCTGATGTGAGTCCGGgtcagtgtcacacacacacacacacacacacacacacccacacatgcacacacacacacaaacacacacacacacacacacacacacacacacacacccacacatggacacacacgcacacacgcacacacacacacacacacacacccacacacacacacacacccacacatgcacacacacacacacacacacacacacaaacacacacacacacacatgcacacacacacacccacacatgcacacacacacacacacacacacaaacacacaccacacacaacacacaccacacacacaatcacaaacacaacacacacacacaccacacatgcacacacacacacacacgcacacacacacacaaacacacacacacacacacacacacacacacccacacatgcacacacacgcacacacccacacacacacacacacacacacacacacacacacacacacacatgcacacacacacacacacacacagtgactgtGACATAACCCTCTTACATCATCAGTGAGCCTCACAGTGGACGGATGACGAGTGAATTTTCACGGCTCCACAGATGTTCTGGACGTGTTCACAGCACGGACCTGGTTCTgggaacatgaacatgaacgaTCATTATGTGCTTTGTTCAGACTGGTTTAATCTGCAGAGGTCACGCTGGTTCAACACGAGAAACATCCAGTTCACAGTGAAATGAACCGGAATCATTTCACAGTTTGATCAATAACATGTGAACCCAGCGTCTGAGTGTCGGTGTGTTGAGGTGATGTGACTCTCTTCCAGGCACTGAGTCAGCAGACAGCGGCATCGGGGACGTGGACGACCTGCCGGTTCCTCAGCAGATCAGGATCAGTAGCATCACCTGCGATTCCTTCAAGATCAGCTGGGACATGGAGAGCAGAGGCCGAGACCGGATCACACACTACTTCATCGACCTCAACAAGACGGAGAACAAGAAGGAGAACAAGTTCAAACACAAGGTGGGTCGAGCGACGCCTCCGAGGACGAGACAGATTAACAGCTGCGGTCCTGAGAGATGATACCATCCAACGGCAGTAATCCAataatgattacatttttaaatctgagGACTCGATGCGTTTCTTTGTCTCACACAGTGAACTGAGTCTGTTGGTCGGACGTCACTTTTCACTGATGTTATTCACTGACAAAATGAAGATAAATTAACTACTTAAGAAATTAATTTCAAGTCAAATTAATTGTTAATTGCAGGCCTGGACTTAAAGGCACTTTTAGAAATGACAGTAACGTTACCGAACGAGAGAGAATCGACAGGACGTTCTGCTGATGACTTCCATCAGGTTCATCAAGCGGTTtgtgtcttcttctgtggtgtaaTGGCGGCGGCTGAAGAATCAGCTCCACTTGTTTATCTCCGTCCAGCTCACAGTCATGCGACAGGAGATGATGGAGACAAAAACCTCCAGCTGCGTCTTTGTTTTTCAGGACGTCCCGACGAAGCTGGTGGCGAAGGCGGTTCCCCTCCCGATGACGGTCAGAGGTCATTGGTTCCTGAGTCCTCGCACAGAGTACACGGTGGCCGTCCAGACCGCCGCCAAGCAGCCGGACGGAGAGTACGCCGTGTCTCAGTGGAGCGAGATCATCGAGTTCTGCACCGCAGGTCCGACACCTGAACTCACCACGTTGTGTTCAGTTACACTCGATCTGCTGCCTgattaacaataaataatagATCATAGAAAATGTATAATGCACTCATGATAATCACCAATAATAGACCTGATCCttcatgatgaagatgattagGTTGTGTAAACTTAATGAACAatctaataataatgttttatttccattttctacaAACAGAAGCCGCATTATTGTTTTTAGCTGAACATGTTGACGAGCTGTGGGAGTGTGTCTGCACTCAGCCTCCATCTGAAGCCTGTAAATCACTGCAGCTGACAGGCTGTGATGTCACGCTAATGACTGGAAATCCTCATGAAAACCAAACATTCCACTTTTTGTTGCTCTAAGATTGTTCTTGTTTCCTGCCTTTTGTGTTTTACCTTCCTCTCTGGAATCTTATCACGCTTCTAGTGACCTGAactgtgttcgtgtgtgtgtgtgtgtgtgtgtgtctgcagattACTCCACTGTCCATCTGAACCAGCTGCTACAGAAAGCCGAGGCGATCGCGGGCAGGATGCTGCCGTTCACCGTCTTCTACagaaaccagcagcaggagTACTTCCAacaggacaggtgtgtgtgtgtgtgtgtgtgtgtgtgtgtccacctgGGATCTGTGTTTTAACCCCCTGTGTGTCCTGAACAGCCCCTCGTATCGCTCCAGAGACGCTCAGTGTCGTCGCATGCTGCCAGTGGTTAAAGATAACAGCGGCAGTCACGGTTCTCCCATCAGCGGCAAACTGGAGGGAGTCTTCTTCAGCTGCAACACCGAGTTCAACACGGGGAAACCTCCCCAGGACTCCCCGTATGGACCCTACCGCTTCCAGGTAGGCTGTGGGTTCTGTGACTGTGACGTGACGTCGCTCCACTGGATTCTGGATTCTTTGAATGACATACAGAATCAAAAGGTCGTCCATGGGTTTTGGATGTGGTCCTGAAATCTGGCTCATGAAACAGCGAATGGACTTGCTTCAGCATAGTTTGGTGTTTCTAGGGAGGGGCTTGTCATGGATATCGCTGCGCTGAGTGTGTGGCCCCGGTCCAGAGGTGTTCATTGTGAAATGctggttagcagcagttagcggttactatAGCAACAGGTAAAGCTATCTGTCCAGGGTCGAGGCCGAGCAGCCAGAGGATGTCAGAAAAATACTTTCTCCATGAAAAATGATCCAGTTTCACCCTAAATCACTGCGTAAAGAAACCCAACCGCAACAGCAACTAAGACAGCTATTGGACAAAAGATTAGTACACGCCCCCGAGTGCGAGATGAGTCATCAACATcctttttatcatttttcaCGAAATTATACGAAACACTACCATAAAGAACACCTACAAAACAATAGCTTTGTCATTGTTGGGCCTGATGCTGTTGGAAGGCTTCTGGTAAAAACAGTCCAACCTTAATTTTGACTTCATGAAGAGACTTTGTTAGATTAGAGGCCGAGGTTTTAATTCTGACACTGCGTTTGTTCTGCACAGATCCAAGCAGACCTCCTCTTCAACCAGAACACCAACATCTACTTTGGGGATTTCTACTGCATGTACACGTCGTACCACTACGCCATCCTGGTTCTGGCTCCTGATGGCTCCAAAGGAGACGTCTTCTGTAAAGGGAGGCTGCCGGCGCTGGACAGGTCCAACAACTGCTTCCTGAGCTGCGCTGAGGAGGACGACGGCTCGCTGTCTTTCCGCCATGCTCAGGATGTCATCCTAGAGTTGATCTACACAGAGCCAGTGGATCTGTCTTTAGGGACGGTGACGCGAATCAGCGGGCACCAGCTAATGAGTCAGTCCACCGTCAACGCCAAGAAAGACCCCAGCTGCAAGATCTGCAACATCAGCGTGGGACGTTAGCTGATGTTTGGACTGGACCAGCTAATCTGCTATTGACTGACATGGTGGCGATGAAGCTAACAAGCTGTTAACAGTGTTGAAAACACACTCACTGTGGAACATCAGGCCAGCAATGCCTGGTTAGCTAGTATGCAATGCTTCTAACTGAATACTAAATCCACCTTTTTAACCTGTGATGACACATTCAGTCTATTCTGGTGTTTTGTATTCACTGAACTGGAGTTACACATGTAACTGAGAAGAGGTCATGAGCGTGTGACCAATGACAGAGCTGACGGGAGTCAGAACGTTACGGTTCTGTTCCAGAAATAAGAAGAACtcaacaaaaataattttaataataacaatctgACACTGCCTTGAAATTATGTGAAGTGTCTGAATCACAAGAAGCATCTGTGGTGAGTTCACTGTCTGTAGTAACATCAGGACAGTGGAGCTCTGTGTTGAGTTCACTGTCTGTAGTAACATCAGGACAGTGGAGCTCTGTGTTGAGTTCACTGTCTGTAGTAACATCAGGACAGTGGAGCTTTGTGTTGAGTTCACTGTCTGTAGTAACATCAGGACAGTGGAGCTCTGTGTTGAGTTCACTGTCTGTAGTAACATCAGGACAGTGGATCCTTGTGTTGAGTTCACTGTCTGTAGTAACATCAGGACAGTGGACTGTCTGTGTTGAGTTCACTGTCTGTAGTAACATCAGGACAGTGGAGCTCTGTGTTGAGTTCACTGTCTGTAGTAACATCAGGACAGTGGAGCTCTGTGTTGAGTTCACTGTCTGTAGTAACATCAGGACAGTGGAGCTTTGTGTTGAGTTCACTGTCTGTAGTAACATCAGGACAGTGGAGCTCTGTGTTGAGTTCACTGTCTGTAGTAACATCAGGACAGTGGATCCTTGTGTTGAGTTCACTGTCTGTAGTAACATCAGGACAGTGGACTGTCTGTGTTGAGTTCACTGTCTGTAGTAACATCAGGACAGTGGAGTGTCTGTGTTGAGTTCACtgtctccgtctcttcttcGCTTCATTACAGTTATTTTCAGACTTTTCCTCAGAGGACGGTGGATTTTATCCTCCGTCATTAAACTGTTAATGTACACGACTGTTGGTTTATAAACAGatttaacaaaatgtcaagTGGTAGCTGAATGTCTCGCTGATGATCTGCTGAAGACTTTTTCATTAATACATTATTAACCAACATTAACAGCACACACTGTGtaactggagctgctgctgaggcAGATTTACCTAATGTCTTGACAGCTCGCTATGACGGAGAtataaagtgtaaaaatgtttcacCTGTCAAATGTGTCTGTGGTTTTGTGGTCTCGTGTTAAACTGAAGATGTGAGAGAGTTTCAGTGAAGCTTGGATGATGAAACAGACGAGATTTATGTTGTCATATTTCAAATTTGCAAGATTAAGTCCTAAAACTCTGAGAACAAAACTACAAtttacacaagaaaacaaaataatgtagGGTTGTAACTGTCAAAAACAAACTTCCATTGAGGTTGGATCCTGGATGGCTGCTGGCCTAGAATTGGCCCCATTAACTTCATGGGTTAACCCAGATAAAGCAatggatccaggaatttttcCTCACTAACTTTAACATTGGGAGATTTTTGGAATTGTTTGGTGATTTCTCAAGGAATAATGTATggattttgatgaaaaaataaaatctgattatTTTGTTAATCACCTCAGTGTCTTAAAGAACATTTTACTTTAGCTAGTCAGTGTTTGAAAGAGCTGCTAGAAACAAACGTGACTGACGTACCCTGTCATGCTGAAGTGAGCAGTTAAGCTACCACCTCCTTTcattattgacttttttttaattttacgAGCCAATTAGGGTGATCAGGTGATTATCAAAACAATCTCACGATCTCAGAATGTACAAAGCTAGTTAGTTGGTTAGTGAGTTAGTGAGAATCCagacataaacacaggagacaaaGTGAAGACATCAAATCCCATCATTTTTGCTCAATTTATCATTTATTGCGACTGAACAGCAGATAATGATTCACATTAGGATTTCACATATTGGTCGTCTCTGCCTTCTAGTTAAGTAACAGTACAATTACAAATATAGTCTA
Above is a genomic segment from Sparus aurata chromosome 20, fSpaAur1.1, whole genome shotgun sequence containing:
- the LOC115571806 gene encoding phytanoyl-CoA hydroxylase-interacting protein-like isoform X1, with protein sequence MMEQSSLSSPSVELKSLQLCDREGTESADSGIGDVDDLPVPQQIRISSITCDSFKISWDMESRGRDRITHYFIDLNKTENKKENKFKHKDVPTKLVAKAVPLPMTVRGHWFLSPRTEYTVAVQTAAKQPDGEYAVSQWSEIIEFCTADYSTVHLNQLLQKAEAIAGRMLPFTVFYRNQQQEYFQQDSPSYRSRDAQCRRMLPVVKDNSGSHGSPISGKLEGVFFSCNTEFNTGKPPQDSPYGPYRFQIQADLLFNQNTNIYFGDFYCMYTSYHYAILVLAPDGSKGDVFCKGRLPALDRSNNCFLSCAEEDDGSLSFRHAQDVILELIYTEPVDLSLGTVTRISGHQLMSQSTVNAKKDPSCKICNISVGR
- the LOC115571806 gene encoding phytanoyl-CoA hydroxylase-interacting protein-like isoform X2, whose amino-acid sequence is MESRGRDRITHYFIDLNKTENKKENKFKHKDVPTKLVAKAVPLPMTVRGHWFLSPRTEYTVAVQTAAKQPDGEYAVSQWSEIIEFCTADYSTVHLNQLLQKAEAIAGRMLPFTVFYRNQQQEYFQQDSPSYRSRDAQCRRMLPVVKDNSGSHGSPISGKLEGVFFSCNTEFNTGKPPQDSPYGPYRFQIQADLLFNQNTNIYFGDFYCMYTSYHYAILVLAPDGSKGDVFCKGRLPALDRSNNCFLSCAEEDDGSLSFRHAQDVILELIYTEPVDLSLGTVTRISGHQLMSQSTVNAKKDPSCKICNISVGR